One region of Limnospira fusiformis SAG 85.79 genomic DNA includes:
- a CDS encoding histidine triad nucleotide-binding protein, producing the protein MSNSETIFTKIIRREIRADIVYEDDLVLAFRDVAPQAPVHILVIPKKPIPKLEEASPDDHGLMGHLLLKVKQVAQEAGLTNGYRVVINNGSDGGQTVDHLHIHILGGRAMQWPPG; encoded by the coding sequence ATGAGCAATTCAGAAACAATTTTTACGAAAATCATCCGGCGGGAAATTCGAGCGGATATCGTCTATGAAGATGACCTAGTGTTAGCCTTCCGAGACGTTGCACCCCAAGCACCCGTTCACATTTTGGTAATTCCCAAAAAACCAATTCCTAAATTAGAGGAAGCCAGCCCCGATGACCATGGGCTGATGGGACATTTACTGCTGAAGGTGAAACAAGTAGCCCAGGAAGCTGGGTTAACTAATGGTTATCGTGTAGTCATTAATAATGGTTCTGATGGTGGACAAACTGTAGATCATCTTCACATTCATATTTTGGGAGGTCGGGCCATGCAGTGGCCCCCTGGTTGA
- the pflB gene encoding formate C-acetyltransferase gives MVSTVERPTKLTSPTDNSSGSITPEWKGFKQGKWTKEVNVRDFIQKNYSLYEGDSGFLANATERTNNLWDQVKELMAEERKQGILDAETKIPSGITAYGAGYIDRSLEQIVGLQTDKPLKRAIMPYGGIRVVKKSLEAYGYELDPETEKIFTQYRKTHNDGVFDAYTPEILLARHSGLVTGLPDAYGRGRIIGDYRRVALYGVDRLILDKKEQQASLELDAMDSETISRREEICEEIRSLQELKEMAASYGLNIGRPAATAQEAVQWTYFGYLAAVKEQNGAAMSLGRVSNFLDIYFERDLQNGTLTESGAQEIIDHFVMKLRMVRFLRAPEYNQLFSGDPTWVTECIGGMGEDGRPLVTKNSFRFLHTLYTLGAAPEPNLTILWSERLPENFKRYCAKVSIETCSTQYENDDLMRAEYGDDYGIACCVSAMKIGKQMQFFGARANLAKALLYAINGGKDETTGEQIGPSWLPVQGDYLEYDDVAEKFDRCLEWLSRLYVNTLNIIHFMHDKYAYERIELALHDRDVYRTMACGMAGLSVVADAFSAIKYSRVKVIRNDQGLVVDYEIEGDYPKFGNNDDRVDDIAANLVKQFMNKIRQHKTYRNSVPTQSILTITSNVVYGKKTGNTPDGRKAGEPFAPGANPMHARDTQGAIAALASVAKLPYEHSQDGISYTFSIVPQALGKQESDRISNLVGMLDGYFADDGHHINVNVLNRETLVEAMEHPEKYPQLTIRVSGYAVNFIKLTREQQLDVINRTFHSRI, from the coding sequence ATGGTTTCAACTGTAGAAAGACCCACTAAACTGACATCACCTACAGACAACAGTAGTGGTAGTATAACTCCCGAATGGAAAGGATTTAAACAGGGTAAATGGACAAAAGAAGTAAATGTTCGTGATTTTATCCAAAAAAACTACAGTCTTTATGAAGGAGATAGCGGGTTTTTAGCTAATGCTACAGAACGCACCAATAACCTCTGGGATCAGGTAAAGGAACTGATGGCAGAGGAACGCAAACAGGGCATTTTAGACGCAGAAACTAAAATTCCTTCTGGGATTACTGCTTATGGTGCGGGCTATATAGATCGCAGTTTAGAGCAAATCGTGGGTTTGCAAACTGACAAACCTCTGAAACGAGCGATTATGCCTTATGGTGGTATTCGGGTAGTGAAAAAATCCCTAGAAGCCTACGGCTATGAACTGGACCCAGAAACAGAAAAAATCTTTACTCAGTATCGCAAAACCCACAATGATGGCGTTTTTGATGCTTACACGCCAGAAATTCTCCTAGCGCGCCATTCTGGACTGGTGACGGGATTACCAGATGCTTATGGTCGCGGTCGCATTATTGGTGACTATCGGCGGGTGGCGCTGTATGGAGTCGATCGCCTAATTTTAGACAAGAAGGAGCAACAAGCGTCTCTGGAATTAGACGCAATGGACTCAGAAACCATCTCGCGGCGCGAAGAAATCTGCGAAGAAATCCGATCGCTCCAAGAACTCAAAGAAATGGCAGCATCATACGGGTTAAACATTGGACGACCCGCCGCCACCGCCCAAGAAGCGGTACAGTGGACTTATTTTGGCTATTTAGCAGCAGTCAAAGAACAAAATGGCGCGGCTATGTCTTTGGGACGGGTATCTAATTTCTTAGATATCTACTTCGAGCGAGATTTGCAAAATGGCACTCTCACGGAAAGTGGCGCTCAGGAAATTATCGACCATTTCGTGATGAAATTACGGATGGTGCGGTTCCTGCGGGCTCCTGAATACAACCAACTATTTTCTGGTGATCCTACCTGGGTGACAGAATGTATTGGCGGTATGGGTGAAGATGGTCGCCCCTTAGTCACAAAAAACAGTTTCCGGTTCTTACACACACTCTACACATTGGGTGCTGCTCCTGAACCCAACCTGACTATTTTATGGTCGGAACGTCTCCCAGAGAACTTTAAGCGCTACTGTGCGAAAGTCTCCATTGAAACCTGTTCTACCCAGTATGAAAATGACGATTTGATGCGGGCAGAATATGGGGATGATTATGGCATTGCTTGCTGTGTTAGCGCCATGAAAATCGGTAAGCAAATGCAGTTTTTCGGCGCACGGGCGAATTTAGCCAAGGCGCTGCTGTATGCGATTAATGGCGGTAAAGACGAGACCACAGGCGAGCAAATCGGCCCCTCATGGCTTCCAGTTCAGGGCGATTATCTGGAATATGATGATGTGGCAGAAAAATTCGATCGCTGTTTAGAATGGTTGTCTCGTTTGTATGTCAACACCCTGAACATTATTCACTTCATGCACGATAAATACGCATACGAGCGGATTGAATTGGCACTGCATGATCGTGATGTATATCGGACGATGGCTTGTGGTATGGCGGGTCTGTCTGTGGTGGCTGATGCTTTCTCTGCTATTAAATATTCTCGGGTCAAAGTTATCCGCAATGACCAAGGTTTGGTAGTGGATTATGAAATCGAAGGGGATTATCCCAAATTCGGTAATAATGACGATCGCGTTGATGATATTGCTGCCAATTTGGTTAAGCAATTCATGAACAAAATCCGTCAGCACAAAACCTACCGCAACTCAGTTCCTACCCAGTCAATTCTCACCATTACTTCTAATGTGGTTTATGGTAAGAAAACTGGTAATACTCCAGACGGTCGGAAAGCTGGCGAACCTTTTGCACCGGGTGCTAATCCTATGCACGCACGGGATACACAAGGAGCGATCGCCGCTTTGGCTTCCGTCGCGAAACTCCCCTATGAGCATTCTCAAGACGGGATTTCTTACACCTTTTCCATTGTGCCACAAGCATTAGGAAAACAGGAAAGCGATCGCATCAGCAACCTCGTGGGAATGTTAGATGGTTACTTCGCCGACGACGGTCATCATATTAACGTCAACGTCCTGAACCGGGAAACCTTGGTCGAAGCCATGGAACATCCCGAAAAATATCCACAACTGACCATTCGTGTATCCGGTTACGCCGTCAACTTTATCAAGCTGACCCGCGAACAACAATTAGATGTGATTAATCGTA
- a CDS encoding methyl-accepting chemotaxis protein yields the protein MIESKRQTIKLQWRILIGYAIPILLSFGVVSVIYYKATNVVELTAAVETTQLQMEGVDQIIVGISKMLRNVRMSLLFPQSEDYETLYQEGFEQFTTNYENLMRQIDDPSLRDELTRIRRAGNEIDRISRNVFDLIENNQLPQAQAQAQALSVSELAATGENLDQQKQQLLNAKYRELENAMNTLTMIAALGMFIAATLAIILALVISSRISRTINDSISIIASSSNQIASTTEQQERNASQQAGAINQTTATMDELGEAARSMAEQAESSDESARKVLGLAQSSIESAQQVLTLGQFSSESAQQVLKLAQSETEAVQQTLEKMLNLKEKVEAIADQIVRLSQQTEQIGMITNMAADLANQTNMLALNAAVEAARAGAHGKGFAVVATEIRKLADQSKQSAEKITVLVNNIQRAIDSTVLVTNEGSKTTEQTIELSQGTVNAFEKVTEAINPVLKASTDVSDAINHVIISNQEATLEAVNEVVLNSQQISLSSQQQAQAIHQVFQAMNSLNQSAAETANGLRETKIGIQRLNQVAQNLKSET from the coding sequence ATGATTGAATCTAAACGACAAACCATCAAACTACAATGGCGCATATTGATAGGATATGCTATACCCATTTTACTCTCTTTTGGAGTAGTATCAGTAATCTACTACAAAGCTACCAACGTCGTCGAACTCACCGCCGCAGTCGAGACCACTCAACTGCAAATGGAAGGAGTTGATCAAATAATTGTTGGCATTTCTAAAATGTTGCGAAATGTGCGAATGAGCCTTTTATTTCCCCAGTCAGAAGACTACGAAACTCTCTATCAAGAAGGCTTTGAGCAGTTCACCACTAATTATGAAAATTTGATGAGGCAGATTGATGATCCCAGTTTGAGGGATGAATTAACCAGAATTAGACGAGCTGGTAATGAGATTGATCGCATTTCCAGAAACGTATTTGATCTGATTGAGAACAATCAATTACCCCAAGCCCAGGCACAAGCCCAAGCCCTCAGTGTCAGTGAGTTAGCAGCTACAGGAGAAAATCTTGACCAGCAAAAGCAACAGCTTCTCAATGCTAAATATAGAGAGTTGGAAAATGCCATGAATACTCTCACTATGATCGCTGCATTGGGAATGTTCATAGCTGCGACTTTAGCTATTATTTTGGCTCTGGTAATTTCCTCCCGCATTAGCCGGACTATTAATGATAGTATTAGTATAATTGCCAGTTCTTCTAATCAGATTGCTAGTACCACAGAACAACAAGAACGCAACGCCAGCCAACAGGCCGGAGCAATTAATCAAACTACTGCTACAATGGATGAGTTAGGGGAAGCAGCCCGGTCAATGGCAGAACAGGCAGAATCCTCCGATGAAAGCGCCCGTAAAGTCTTGGGTCTCGCTCAATCTTCCATCGAAAGCGCCCAGCAAGTCCTCACTCTCGGTCAGTTTTCTTCTGAAAGCGCCCAGCAGGTGTTAAAACTTGCTCAGTCCGAAACGGAGGCGGTACAGCAAACCCTAGAGAAAATGTTAAATCTCAAGGAAAAAGTAGAGGCTATTGCTGATCAAATTGTTCGACTCAGCCAGCAAACTGAACAAATTGGCATGATTACTAATATGGCTGCTGATTTGGCTAACCAGACTAATATGTTAGCATTGAATGCGGCTGTAGAGGCTGCCCGTGCTGGCGCTCATGGTAAAGGTTTTGCAGTGGTAGCCACGGAAATCCGCAAATTGGCAGACCAGAGTAAACAGTCAGCCGAAAAAATTACCGTTTTAGTTAATAATATTCAAAGGGCGATCGATAGTACCGTATTAGTCACTAATGAAGGTAGCAAGACTACAGAACAAACTATCGAACTTTCCCAGGGGACTGTTAATGCCTTTGAAAAAGTTACCGAAGCCATTAACCCCGTTTTAAAAGCCTCTACAGATGTCAGTGATGCCATTAATCATGTGATTATTAGCAACCAGGAAGCCACCCTAGAGGCTGTTAATGAAGTGGTTTTAAATTCCCAACAAATCTCTCTGAGTTCCCAACAACAAGCCCAAGCAATTCACCAAGTCTTCCAGGCTATGAATAGTCTTAATCAAAGTGCCGCTGAGACTGCTAACGGCTTGCGAGAAACTAAAATCGGTATTCAACGACTTAATCAAGTTGCCCAAAATCTCAAGTCGGAAACCTAG
- a CDS encoding PadR family transcriptional regulator, whose product MLELSALGLLQREPLHGYRLKQRLELFMGSCISVNYGAIYPLLKRLEERGYIQVILEEAGDAGSSRKVYGITAAGRERWLYKMLEQPQESWVKSRSRFLIKYFFFSDLNLQNRLLLLEYRLRACEERMKYLNHKEVEYVPIDSYQLDIWKRANFVLESEAKWLSQTYDNLQQEIEGVDSLSEDR is encoded by the coding sequence ATGTTGGAACTATCTGCATTAGGGCTACTACAGCGCGAACCTTTACACGGCTATCGACTGAAGCAGCGCCTAGAGCTGTTTATGGGAAGTTGTATCAGTGTTAACTATGGTGCAATTTATCCCTTGCTGAAACGTTTGGAAGAACGGGGATATATTCAAGTTATCCTAGAAGAGGCAGGGGACGCGGGTTCGAGTCGGAAGGTTTATGGTATTACCGCGGCTGGACGTGAGCGATGGTTATACAAAATGCTAGAACAGCCACAAGAGAGCTGGGTTAAAAGCCGTTCTAGGTTTCTAATTAAGTATTTCTTTTTTAGTGACTTAAATCTACAAAACCGCCTGTTGTTGCTAGAATATCGCCTCAGAGCTTGTGAGGAAAGGATGAAATATCTGAATCATAAAGAGGTTGAATATGTGCCGATTGATTCCTATCAATTAGATATCTGGAAAAGGGCGAATTTTGTGTTGGAATCGGAGGCAAAATGGCTGAGTCAAACCTACGATAATTTGCAGCAGGAAATAGAGGGAGTGGATTCTCTGTCGGAAGATAGATAA
- a CDS encoding efflux RND transporter periplasmic adaptor subunit yields MSYPSSESSNPNYHESVVAVEGIPEQSQREDQKQIESDRHSQSEPSNKSNWVSATVGILLALGVGFAGGQWWYSSKAQADTTPAAATNSPQRPRGVPVRVSSIETRNFQDAGEFVGTLQARESVEVRSEIDGRITQVYVRSGEIVNQGQAIARLRSDDLEAQLRQAQANLVRTQARVSELQAGSRPEEIAEARARLGESIARLSDAESGSLLAEINQAKAQIDANIAAAELAEKRVTRFQELTEAGAISRDEFDALVSQKQTAQANLRASERRLEQLQQNRQSEIALRQAGVEQSEQALRRLESGTRPQEIDQAEAQVAEAAARVRQLEVQLQETTVQAPFTGIVGDVTARPGDFVSRGGTLTTLTENDRLELRLSIPLERQGDLREGLAVEMQDPQGEPIGTGRISFISPTVDPNSQSILAKATFTNPDGLLRTGQFVRARVIWNEKPNTVVVPMTAVQFSGDERFVFTTEGGENPTAKRQVIRLGLIRDQYAEVVEGLRPGEKLIVSGIQRLSDGAAINPQN; encoded by the coding sequence ATGTCTTATCCATCATCAGAATCATCAAACCCGAATTATCATGAGTCTGTCGTGGCAGTTGAGGGGATACCTGAACAGTCACAAAGAGAAGACCAAAAGCAGATAGAAAGCGATCGCCATTCGCAATCAGAACCTAGTAATAAATCCAATTGGGTATCAGCCACGGTAGGAATATTACTCGCCCTAGGAGTAGGCTTTGCTGGGGGTCAGTGGTGGTACTCTAGTAAAGCGCAAGCGGACACTACCCCAGCGGCGGCGACTAATTCCCCCCAAAGACCGAGGGGAGTTCCGGTGAGAGTCAGCAGCATAGAAACTAGGAACTTTCAGGACGCTGGGGAATTTGTGGGAACGCTACAAGCGCGGGAGTCGGTGGAAGTAAGATCGGAAATAGACGGGAGAATCACCCAAGTATATGTTAGGTCAGGAGAAATAGTAAATCAAGGGCAGGCGATCGCCCGTTTAAGAAGTGATGACCTAGAAGCGCAACTGCGACAAGCCCAAGCCAACCTAGTACGAACCCAAGCCAGAGTATCAGAATTACAAGCCGGAAGTCGCCCGGAAGAAATTGCGGAAGCCCGTGCGAGATTAGGGGAATCTATCGCCCGCCTAAGTGATGCGGAATCGGGTAGTTTACTGGCAGAAATCAATCAAGCGAAAGCCCAAATAGATGCCAATATAGCAGCAGCAGAATTAGCGGAAAAACGGGTAACTAGATTTCAAGAACTCACGGAAGCCGGGGCAATTTCCAGAGATGAATTTGATGCTTTAGTGTCGCAAAAACAAACCGCCCAAGCCAACCTGAGAGCATCCGAAAGACGACTAGAACAATTGCAGCAAAATCGCCAATCAGAAATAGCCCTGAGACAAGCGGGAGTCGAACAATCTGAACAGGCGTTAAGACGATTAGAAAGCGGCACGAGACCCCAAGAAATCGACCAAGCGGAAGCCCAAGTAGCGGAAGCCGCCGCCCGTGTTCGCCAGTTAGAAGTGCAGCTACAAGAGACGACTGTACAAGCACCTTTTACGGGGATAGTTGGTGATGTGACGGCGAGACCGGGAGACTTTGTGAGCCGGGGTGGGACCTTAACCACCCTCACAGAAAACGATCGCCTAGAATTGAGATTATCTATTCCCCTAGAACGCCAAGGGGACCTACGAGAGGGACTAGCAGTAGAAATGCAAGACCCCCAAGGTGAACCTATCGGAACCGGACGCATTAGCTTTATTTCCCCGACGGTAGATCCTAATTCTCAAAGTATCTTAGCCAAAGCGACATTTACTAATCCTGACGGACTCCTCCGTACTGGTCAATTCGTGAGGGCGCGGGTAATTTGGAATGAAAAACCAAACACAGTAGTTGTACCCATGACCGCCGTACAATTTTCGGGAGATGAAAGGTTTGTATTTACCACGGAAGGGGGAGAAAATCCCACCGCCAAAAGACAGGTAATTCGCTTAGGTTTAATTAGGGACCAATATGCGGAAGTGGTGGAAGGTTTACGACCGGGTGAAAAACTGATAGTTTCCGGTATTCAAAGACTGTCAGATGGTGCAGCTATCAATCCTCAAAATTAA
- a CDS encoding efflux RND transporter permease subunit has product MFTNFFIKRPVFATVCSLVIILVGFVGFTRLPVQEFPSIDPPIVRVRTTYPGANAEVVETEVTEILEAAINGVQGLRTMTSSSREGLSSINVEFELERDLEVAVQDVLSRVSRATGRLPSDVNNPVVSKDGSDDDRIMWIAIYGDRFSTLELSNYADQFLRNSLETVNGVGSIFIGGERRYAMRIWLDAKRMAARNVTPLDVENALQRQNVEIPSGRIEGETMEFPVRTLGRLQTPPEYEDLIIRRNPDGTQIRIGDIGYAEIGAESDRTIARFRGQPAVTIGVSRLSDANLLEVATGVKERMKELSQNFPEGMNYTVAVDYSEFVQVAIDEVWQSLLLAISLVVLVIFLFLKNWRATLIPTITIPVSLIGAFGAMFFLGFSINVLTLFALTLATGLVVDDTIVVLENIVRYIDEKKMHPFQAAIHAMGEVVFAVIATTVVLIAVFVPVSFSGGATGQIFNEFAITLAISVVFSSFVALTLAPAVSAIILKPSHSSKNLLMRLLSAPLNAFDWLLDRIANIYDASLRLLISFKPVILLGFVASLGLTAWLFVQLPQGFLPTEDRGRIFVPINAPEGASLNYTNNVVKQVEEILADVPEMRAFFTLTGFGRGAAQANRGFAFTSLVPWSERTEPEQSQQAIVRRLFGKFSQITDAMVFAINPSSLPGSRLGQPVQFVLQGNDISELAQVSEQLAMAANELPQLVNMDTDLKLNKPELVLEVNRSQAGNLGVSVQEIARTLQIMLGGREITNFNRGNQRYEVIVRGQSEFRASPEDIGEISVRSESGQMVPLSNLVTIRDSTLPPQINHFNRFRSATLEGSAAPGYSLGEALEALQDLADRTIPETMRTDLAGESREFSQAGDATIYIFGLSLAFIFLTLAAQFESFVDPFVILLAVPLSLLGAFGALWFAELELNIYSRIGLIMLIGLSTKNSILIVEFANQLREMGRSITQAAIEAGKVRFRPILMTALSTIFGVMPLAFATGAGAVSRVSIGMSVMGGMLVSTLLSLYIVPVFYIIATTLQSRLVGDKHPATRQASEPVYYAPENANGNGYTIITGNGNGNGNGNGKTTVNKPLETAPKSSHDSSQN; this is encoded by the coding sequence GTGTTTACCAATTTCTTTATCAAACGTCCTGTTTTTGCTACGGTCTGTTCCCTGGTAATTATCCTAGTCGGTTTTGTGGGATTCACCCGACTACCTGTGCAAGAATTTCCCAGCATTGATCCTCCGATTGTGAGAGTTAGGACGACCTATCCGGGGGCGAATGCGGAAGTAGTAGAAACGGAAGTTACGGAGATTCTGGAGGCGGCTATTAACGGGGTTCAAGGATTAAGAACCATGACCTCCTCTAGTCGAGAAGGGCTAAGTTCTATCAATGTTGAGTTTGAATTGGAACGGGATTTAGAAGTAGCCGTCCAGGATGTTCTCTCCCGTGTGTCTAGGGCGACGGGGCGACTACCTTCTGATGTGAATAACCCGGTAGTTTCTAAGGATGGTAGCGACGACGATCGCATTATGTGGATTGCCATATATGGCGATCGCTTTAGCACATTAGAACTCAGTAATTATGCCGACCAATTCCTGAGAAACTCCCTAGAAACTGTTAACGGGGTCGGTAGTATTTTCATCGGTGGGGAACGTCGCTACGCCATGAGAATTTGGCTAGATGCTAAACGGATGGCTGCCCGCAATGTGACCCCCCTAGATGTAGAAAATGCCCTACAGAGACAAAACGTAGAAATCCCTAGCGGTCGCATCGAAGGTGAGACCATGGAATTTCCCGTCCGCACCCTAGGAAGACTACAAACCCCCCCTGAATACGAAGACCTAATTATCAGACGCAACCCCGACGGTACACAAATACGCATCGGAGATATTGGCTATGCAGAAATCGGCGCAGAAAGCGATCGCACCATTGCCAGATTTAGGGGTCAACCCGCCGTTACCATAGGAGTTAGTAGACTTTCCGACGCGAACCTTTTAGAAGTGGCTACAGGGGTTAAGGAAAGAATGAAAGAACTTTCCCAAAACTTCCCCGAAGGCATGAATTATACCGTAGCAGTAGACTACTCGGAATTTGTGCAAGTTGCCATTGATGAAGTATGGCAAAGTCTCCTGTTAGCCATATCCCTGGTGGTGTTAGTCATCTTCCTATTTCTGAAAAACTGGCGGGCTACCCTAATTCCCACCATCACCATTCCCGTTTCATTAATTGGCGCATTTGGTGCCATGTTTTTTCTGGGATTTTCCATTAATGTATTGACCCTATTTGCCCTAACCCTAGCCACCGGATTAGTGGTAGATGATACCATTGTGGTTTTAGAAAATATCGTCCGCTATATTGACGAGAAGAAAATGCACCCTTTCCAGGCTGCCATTCATGCCATGGGGGAGGTGGTATTTGCTGTAATTGCCACTACTGTGGTGCTAATTGCCGTATTTGTGCCAGTCAGTTTTTCCGGGGGAGCAACCGGACAGATTTTTAATGAATTTGCCATCACCCTAGCCATTTCTGTGGTCTTCTCATCCTTCGTTGCTCTCACCTTAGCGCCCGCTGTTTCGGCGATTATCTTAAAACCATCCCACAGCAGTAAAAACCTGTTGATGAGGCTGCTATCAGCCCCTCTGAATGCCTTTGATTGGCTGCTCGATCGCATCGCGAATATCTATGATGCCAGTTTGCGATTGTTGATCTCATTTAAACCTGTGATTTTGCTGGGATTTGTAGCATCTCTGGGTCTCACAGCTTGGCTATTTGTACAATTGCCTCAAGGGTTTTTGCCAACGGAAGATAGGGGGCGGATTTTTGTGCCGATTAATGCTCCCGAAGGAGCCAGCCTCAACTATACTAATAATGTGGTTAAGCAAGTTGAAGAAATCTTGGCTGATGTCCCGGAAATGCGGGCATTTTTTACCCTAACCGGATTTGGGAGAGGCGCAGCCCAAGCTAACCGAGGCTTTGCTTTTACTAGCCTTGTCCCTTGGTCAGAACGTACAGAACCGGAACAGTCTCAACAGGCGATCGTGCGACGTTTATTTGGCAAGTTTTCGCAAATTACCGATGCCATGGTATTTGCAATTAATCCGAGTTCACTACCAGGAAGTCGCCTCGGTCAACCTGTACAATTTGTGCTTCAGGGAAATGATATTAGCGAGTTGGCACAAGTTTCGGAACAATTGGCTATGGCGGCGAATGAATTACCTCAGTTGGTCAATATGGACACCGATTTAAAGCTGAATAAGCCGGAATTGGTCTTAGAGGTAAATAGATCCCAAGCCGGAAATTTGGGGGTTTCTGTGCAAGAAATAGCCCGGACTTTGCAAATTATGCTGGGTGGTCGGGAAATTACCAATTTTAACCGGGGAAATCAACGTTATGAAGTGATAGTTAGGGGACAGTCGGAATTTCGGGCTAGTCCTGAAGATATTGGGGAAATATCTGTGCGATCGGAGTCGGGTCAAATGGTCCCCCTCAGTAATTTGGTGACTATCCGTGACTCGACTCTACCACCGCAAATTAACCACTTTAACCGCTTCCGGTCGGCGACTTTAGAAGGTAGTGCCGCCCCAGGATATAGTCTCGGTGAAGCCTTAGAAGCACTCCAAGATCTAGCCGATCGCACTATTCCTGAGACCATGAGAACAGACCTAGCTGGAGAGTCCCGCGAGTTTAGTCAAGCTGGAGACGCGACAATTTACATTTTCGGGTTATCCCTAGCCTTTATTTTCCTAACTTTGGCGGCGCAGTTTGAAAGTTTTGTGGATCCGTTTGTGATTTTATTAGCGGTCCCCCTATCCCTATTAGGTGCTTTTGGGGCGCTATGGTTTGCTGAATTGGAGTTAAATATTTATAGCCGCATTGGTTTGATTATGTTAATCGGACTTTCGACTAAAAACTCGATTCTCATTGTGGAATTTGCTAACCAACTGCGAGAAATGGGGCGGTCTATTACTCAGGCGGCGATCGAGGCGGGAAAAGTCCGTTTTCGACCCATTTTGATGACGGCTTTATCGACTATTTTTGGGGTCATGCCTCTGGCTTTTGCCACAGGTGCGGGTGCAGTTAGTCGGGTTTCTATTGGTATGTCCGTCATGGGAGGAATGCTGGTTTCCACTCTACTGAGTTTGTATATTGTGCCAGTGTTTTATATCATTGCTACCACTTTACAGTCCCGTTTAGTGGGTGATAAACACCCCGCCACCCGTCAGGCTTCAGAACCTGTGTATTATGCCCCTGAAAATGCTAATGGTAACGGCTACACTATCATAACTGGCAATGGCAATGGCAATGGCAATGGCAATGGCAAAACTACGGTTAATAAACCTTTAGAAACAGCCCCAAAATCCAGTCATGATAGTTCCCAAAACTGA
- a CDS encoding uridine kinase family protein: MNLNDIIDAIAIQRKLLSPQQAILVAISGIDASGKGYIAAQIVKILSQGNLRVASINVDGWLHLPHQRFSQTNPAAHFYQYAIRFDQLFSQLIFPLRQLRSVSIDVDYTQETATEYQKHRYKFDNIDIIVLEGIFLLKQEFQSYYDLSFWVECTWETALERAIVRSQEGLSQQETVQAYQAIYFPAQKIHWERDQPRQAATASINNDFRLASPGLKPDPSP, encoded by the coding sequence ATGAATCTTAATGATATTATTGATGCGATCGCCATTCAGCGTAAATTGCTGTCACCTCAGCAAGCAATCCTAGTCGCCATTTCGGGAATTGATGCTTCTGGAAAAGGCTATATCGCCGCCCAAATTGTCAAAATACTTAGCCAGGGAAATCTGCGGGTAGCCAGCATCAATGTTGATGGGTGGCTTCATCTACCCCACCAAAGATTTAGCCAGACTAACCCCGCCGCCCACTTCTATCAATATGCGATTCGCTTCGACCAGTTATTTAGCCAATTAATCTTTCCCCTGCGCCAACTGCGATCAGTGTCTATTGACGTTGATTATACTCAAGAAACCGCCACAGAATATCAAAAGCATAGATATAAATTCGACAATATTGATATAATCGTCTTGGAAGGAATCTTTTTGTTAAAACAAGAGTTCCAGTCATACTATGACCTTTCTTTTTGGGTTGAATGTACTTGGGAAACCGCATTAGAACGAGCTATTGTGCGATCGCAAGAGGGTTTATCTCAACAAGAAACAGTTCAAGCATATCAGGCCATCTACTTTCCCGCCCAAAAAATTCACTGGGAACGAGATCAACCTAGACAAGCAGCCACAGCAAGTATTAATAACGATTTTCGACTAGCATCGCCGGGACTCAAGCCAGACCCTAGCCCTTGA